The sequence GGAATATATACATATTCTTATTGCTACAATTTAAATATTTTGCATAACAGCATTCTGGTTAATGGAAGCTCAACTTCACCAACTTATGCTGCCATTTACATGTATTATTATTGTAATAATTCCAATATAAAAAATAATCTTCTTGCTAGTCTTAACAATAGCTATTTGCTTTCCATGTTATATGCAGGAACTGTATCGGTAGATTATAATGATTATTACTATGACACAAATTCGAATACTAAGTTTTATATTAATTACGCCTATGCAACCTTCAATACATTCAAATCCATAGCCTCTTATATTAATTTTCCGCACGATCTGAATTCTTTTGATAATGTTGATCCGGGTTTTCTGTCGAATACAAATTTGCATTTAGATACGTTGAATTCGATCAGTTTAATGGCACCTCCACTGGGTGTTGCCAACGATATTGATAATGAAAATAGGGATTTAAGTTTTGGGGTAAATATAGGAGCCGATGAAATTCCGCATCCTAATCGAGATCTGGATATTGTTAGTATTGACACGCCTTCGGTTTTGCTTAGCGGTAATAATCCCGTAGCAATAACATTAAGAAATATGGGTGTTGATTCTCTAATACCACAAACAATTTATTTGCACTATACTGTTAATGGAGCTAATCAGGTATCTGATTCATTGATATTAACTTCTAAATTACCACCATTTGCAACAGTCAAATTCTCATTTCAAACACCAATAAATGTTACTGGTGCCGGAAGTTTTGATCTGTGTGTGAAAATAAGTCCGGGGATTTATAATGACCCAGATACACTCGATCAAATTTGTGTAACTAAATGCCTTGGAATTAAAGATACTTTTTATATAGATGCTTCTGGGAATGGAGATTTTATGACCATAAATGCTGCAGTGAATTCCTTGCAAAACTGTGGAGTTTCAGATAATGTAACTTTCATAATAAAGGCAGGAACCTTTGTGGAAAGAGTAGTTATACCTGAAGTCCCGGGGGCAAGTTCAACACGGACAGTCACATTTCAGGGAGTTCATAAAGATAGTGTTTTGCTAATTCATGCAGGTACCTATGCGCAAAAGTCAGCTCTACTGTTTAATGGAGCTGATCATATTATTATTAAAAATATGAAAATCCAAAATAATGGAAATTCGTATGGCGCTTGTGTTCACTTTATGAATGCAGCTGATTCCAATACTGTTGAAAATTGTATCCTTACAACAACTGTATCTGCTTCATCCTATATAATTCCTGTATTAGCTTCTAATTCGGAAATTTATTATTATACCTATGGGAATACCGGCAATGGAAATCTGATAAAGAATAATAAAATTACAGGTGGATACTTTGGGGTGAGTATGGTTGGTACAGATAAAACTACTCTATGTGCAAATAACAAGATAGTTGGTAATACTTTTCGTGATCAGTATTACATGGGGATTTATAGTATTTACCAAGAGAATACAGAGATAATAGGAAATAGCATCAAAGAACTGGGTTTGTATTATGGTTATGGAATATACAGGTATTATTGTACAAAGGCTCGAATAGAATCCAATGTTATTCAACCGGGACGTATAGGTATGTATCTCTATCGTGAAAATGATGTGTATCCTAATAATGAGACCTTCATTATCAACAACATGATCAGTAATTTTAATGATGGCACCTACCAAGCTGGTATATATGCATACTATTATAGCAATAAACTTCGAATTTATCATAATAGTATTTATTTGGATGGGAGTGTTTCCTATATTGCTTATGCTGGAATTTCACTCTATAATAATTGTGATTCAGCCATTGTAAAGAATAATATTATTGCCAGTGATGGAAATAATTATCTGATGACATCTTATGCCAGTCATGGAACAATCATCGATTATAATGATTACTATTATCCTAATAATACGTCATATAAATTCTATAATTCAGGTAGCTTCTCAACTCTGGCGGCTTATAAAGCATCGAATTATTATCTTGTTTACCCGCATAATGTTAATTCATTTGATAGTATTGATCCAGGCTTTATTTCGTATACTAATCTCCATTTGACTGCTAATTCTGCAGGTATAGGAGGCGATACCATAGGCGTTTTATATGATATTGATGGCGACAATCGTTGCCTCGCTAATCCAAGCCTTGGAGCAGATGAGGCAGGTCCTGTATCAAACTTTGCAATAAACAATAGTACCCAATGTCTGGATGCCAATAACTTTATCTTAACCAATAAGTCACAGGGTGGCTCAGCAAGCTTATCGTATTATTGGACATTTGGAGATGGAGATACATCAACTTTGCGAAATCCTAGTCATAGTTATTCAGCAGCAGGAAACTATACCATCACCTTAATTGTTTATCCAAGTTTAGGATGTAACGACACCACTTCAAAAACAGTATATATTAACCCTTCACCACAAATAGGTTTTACGATTAACGACAGTATGCAGTGTGAATATGGAAACTATTTCAGTTTTACCAATACCACAACTGTGAGTTCCGGAACGGTCTCTTATTTATGGGATTTTGATGATGGTTATTCTGCAGGTTTAACTAGCCCTGTACATGCTTTTGGCTATGCTGATACTTTTGATGTAATGCTTATTGCATCAACGAATTTAGCCTGTGCAGATACCATGGTGAAAACTGCTTATGTTTTTCCTATGCCTGATGCCGATTTTACAATTAATACCGGATCTCAGTGTAAACTTAATAATAGTTTTGTTTTTACAAATGCATCTTCAATTTCATCAGGTAGCATGACCTATCTCTGGGATTTTGGTGATGGCAATTCGTCAACACAAATTAACCCGACTTATAGCTATACGGCTAATGGCAGCTATGATGTAAAACTGAAAGCCACTTCTGCTTTTTATTGTGAAGATTCAATCACTAAAAATACTACGATTGTTCCTACACCAATAGCATCGTTTACAACAAACGATACCAACCAATGTTTGAATGGTAATTTGTTTCAATTCACAAATACTTCTTCTGTGAGTGCAGGATCTTTAACCTATTATTGGACATTTGGAGATGGAAGTACTTCAACTCAAGCAAATCCGTCTTATTCTTATGCATCAGGAGGAACATATTTGGTTAAGCTTTTGGTTACTACCTCCAGCTCATGTGTTGATTCTGCTATGCAATATGTTGTTATTCATCCGGCATTAATTGCAGACTTTAGTATAAACAATTCAACTCAATGCCTGACTGCCAATAGTTTTGTATTCACCAATACGAGTACAGCCAGTAGTGGAAGCATGAGCTATTATTGGGACTTCGGAGATGCTTCGTATTCTACAGCTTATAGTCCTTCTCATTCGTATCAAATTTTCGGTTCAATTGATGTTAAATTGATAGCCAGCTCAACCAATAGTTGTTCAGATACATTAACTAAGGGAATTAGTGTTTTTGCAATGCCTTTGAATATTAAAGATACTGCACTTTCGAACAGGCTTGCTGATAGTTTAATGGCATGCTATCCTTTTACAGGAAATGCAAATGATCAGAGTGGAATGCTAAACAACGGAACCGTTTTTGGTGCCAGTTTATCTGGAGACAGATGCAATAAATCGGATAGTGCGTATTATTTTGATGGAAACGATTATATCAGGGTACCTCATGCCTTGTTTTTAACACCTCAAAATAGTTATGCGGCTTCAGCATGGATTTACCCAACTCAATCAGGTGGTACTCAATATATACTTTACAAATATCAGAGTAATCTGTATAAAGGTTATTCTCTGGCACTTATCAATAATAAAATAGCGGCTGATTTTGGTGGAAGTTATAATCCAGTTTATTCGAATCAAAATGTAAATCTCAATGAATGGAATCATGTGGTTGTTAGTTACAATGGATGGAATTATGAAATCTATTTGAACAATGAATTGGTTGGTTCTGGTATTGCAGCTAATAATTTCCAATCCATAACGCCTTTGTTTATTGGCTCCAGAGGAACCGCAAATTATTTTAAAGGAAATATCGATGAAGTTAGGATATACAATAAATCTCTTGACAATGTTGAAATCAATGCACTCTATAATGAATTTCCTTATGTTGAACTAAAGGATAGCTTTGTATGTACGGGCAATACCACTTCCATTGCGATTCATAATTCGGGCCGTGGAATTGCCTATCAATTAAAGGATTATACAAGTGGATCGCCTATTGGTTCAATTGTTTATGGTACGGGGTGTCGGATTATTTTGCCAATAGGAACAATAAGCGGACAGCAAAAATTACAAATTGTTGCCAGTGATTCAAATACTGCTTGCCAATTAGTTTTTGATACCATTATCATAGTCAATATTGCTCCAATGCCTAATGCGAATTATTCGGTTGCACCATCTTCAAGTTGTTTAACTGCTAATAATTTCTTTTTCACGAACTCGTCCAGTGTTAGTTCAGGAAGCATGCAATATCTTTGGGATTTTGGTGATTTTATAACATCCACACAAGCCAGTCCAAATCATCAATATAATGTGGATGATACGTTTAGCATAAAACTGACCGCAACCACTATTTATGGTTGTAGCGATTCATTAGAAAAATCGGTTATCGTATTTCCTCAACCTGCAGCTGATTTCAGTATTGCTGACAGTTCTCAATGTTTCGACAATAATGCCTTTGGTTTTGTGAATCTCTCGTCCATATCATCAGGTAGTCTAAGTTATTATTGGGATTTCGGTGATGGAAGTTCATCAACGGTCCAAAGTCCGGTGCATTCATATGCTTATGCAGATACTTTTTTGGTTAAGTTAGTTGTTACTTCTGCAAATGGCTGTCAGGATTCCATTATCAGAACAACTTACTTACAAGTAAACCCAAATCCATCTGCGGCTTTTAGTATAAATGATAGCACACAGTGTTTGAATGAAAATCTGATGGTGTTAGCCAATTCTTCGAGTATTACATCAGGTACTATTAGTTACAATTGGCGATTTGGTGATGGTGGGATTTCTTCCGTTACCAATCCATCCTATCAGTACAGTTCATACGACACCTTTGACATAACACTTCTGGTAACATCTGATAAAGGCTGTAAAGACTCCATCATTCACCAGGCCTATATTTATGCAAATCCAAATAGTTCATTTTCAGTTAACGATACGGTTCAATGCTTGACAGGGAATTTCTATAGTTTCACAAATCTGACAACATTGCCTTATGGAAATGCTAATAGTTTTTGGTCGTATGGAGATGGAAGTACAGCAACTGCACAGAATCCAACTCATTCGTATTCTTCAGCAAATACATACAATGTAAAACTCCTTTCTACTTCAAATTATGGATGTATTGATTCCGTTGAAACCAATTTAGTTGTAGAAGCGAGCCCAATTGCTAATTTCACAATCAATGATAGTGCACAATGTTTAACTGCCAATAGTTTTTCTTTTACCGATTTGTCAACTGGCGGTTCAGGAACGTTTAATTATTTCTGGAGTTTTGGAGATGGATCGACATCAAGTAGTCAAAATCCTACACACACATATGCTGTTGCCGATACATATCAAGTCAAATTATTAATTACCTATGGAGCATATTGTACTGACTCCCTTATCAAACAAGTTGTTGTTTACCCGATGCCATTTGCTGATTTTAGTGTGAATGATTCGACACAATGTTTGACAAATAATGCTATTTCATTTACCAACTCATCAAGCATTAACTCAGGAAGTTTATCCTACTTATGGACATTTGGAGATGGAAATTCAAGCACATCAACCAATCCACAACATAGTTACACATCCAATGGGAACTATCAAGTTCAATTACTTGCTCTTTCAACCGAAGGATGTCGCGATTCAGTTTCATTTGCCATAGAAATATGGCCCATGCCTGTTGCTTCATTTGCCATAAATACCTCATCGCAATGTTTATATGGAAACAGTTTTGTATTAACCAACACATCATCAATAGGTGCGGGATCTTTAAGCTATAATTGGACATTTGGAGATGGAAATTCTTCCACATCAGTTTCTCCTAGCCATTCATTTACCAATCCGGGTACTTATACGATAAAGCTAATTGTTAGCTCGGGAAATGGGTGTTTAGATTCAGTAAGTCATACGGTAAGCGTTAATCCAATGCCCGTTGTAGATTATACAATTAGTCAGGATACGCAATGTTTCAATGGTAATTTGTTTGCTTTTACTAATTCATCAACTGTAAGTTCGGGAAGCATTTCTTACAATTGGAGTTTTGGTGATGGTGCAAATTCGACTATTGAAAATCCAAGCTATTCCTATACTAATCCGGGGAACTATGATGTTAAATTGGTAGTTTCCACCAATAATTCTTGCGTTGATTCAGTAACAAAAACAGTTTGGATACATCCAAATCCTGTAGTAAGCTTTTCTGTGAATGATAGTGATCAGTGTTTGAACATTAATACGTTTGTTCTGACGAATAATTCAACATTGAGCAGTGGAACAAGTTCATATTTGTGGGACTTTGATGATGGAAGTAGTTCAACGGCAACTAGTCCTTCAAAGCAATATGCTGCTGCTTCCGTTTATGTGATTAAACTAATTGCCAATAGCAATGCGAATTGTACTGACTCCATGTCACAAACAGTAACTGTTTATCCAAATCCTATTACAGATTTCAGTGTAAATAGTGATAGCCAGTGTTTTGCAAACAATCAATTTGTTTTTAATAATACATCATCTATTTCAAGCGGGAGTTTAAACTTCAGTTGGACTTTCGGTGACAACCAAAGCGATACGATACAAAGTCCTTCACATTCCTATGCCACATCGGGTGTATTTGAGGTGGAATTAATCAGTACTTCGGCTTACGCTTGTGTTGATACACTAAGCCAAAGCATGCTTGTTTATCCAAGTCCAATAGCATCATTCACTGTAAATGATTCTTCTCAATGCTTTAATGGTAATTCGTTTAGCTTCAATAATACTAGTACTATTAATGCAGGAACCATTACCTACTTATGGACTTTTGGTGATGGGGATACATCTACCGCTTCTAGTCCAGTTCATACATATCAAACCAGCGGAGCTTATGATGTAAAGCTTATGGTATTTTCAAATAATAGTTGTTTGGATTCAGCTAGTATAAGTCTGGATGTTTATCCAAATCCGGTAGCATCAATTAGCGTTTCCGATAGCACCCAATGCCTAGCCAACAATTCATTTGTATTTACAAATTCAAGTAGTCTGCTTAGTGGAAATATGGCCTATCTCTGGGACTTTGGAGATGGAGATACATCCTCCTTAAAAGACCCTATTCATACTTATGTTTCGGATAGCAGTTATGTAGTAGAATTCGTTGTTTCAAGCAATTATAGCTGTGCTGATACGGCCTATCTGAATACATATGTATATCCAATGCCTGTGGCTTCATTTACTGTTAACGACAGCAGTCAGTGTTTAGCCGTGAACAACTTTGTACTGACAAACAATTCAAGTATTTCATCAGGAAACAACAGCTATTTATGGGATTTTGATGACAATTCCACCACCACTACCAAGGATACAAATCATATTTATTCAGCTGCTGGAAATTATATGTTGAAATTAGTAGTAAGTTCAAATTTTGCTTGTTATGATTCAACGTCTCAATCAGTATTTGTTTATCCCGATCCTGTAATTTCCTTTAGTATCAATGATACAGCTCAATGTTTCAATGGTCATCAGTTTATTGTAACAGATAGTTCAAATATTTCGTCCGGAAACATAAGCTATAACTGGACATTAGGAGATGGCAATTCATCATCTCTAAAGAACCCACAATTTAGCTATACAACTGCCGATACATTTGAACTGAAATTAGTAGTGAATTCAGACAAGGCTTGTTCTGATAGCCTGAGTCAGTTTCTGTATGTTTTCCCTACACCCGATGCGCAGTTTAGCATTGATGATAGTGTGCAATGTTTTACGGGCAATCAATTTACAATGACAAATCAGAGTCAGATTGCTTCTGGTAGCATGAATTATTTATGGAGATTTGGAGATGGAGATACTTCGAGTTCGGTGAATACTGTTCATACATATCAAAATGAAGGATCGTACACTGTAAAATTGAT comes from Bacteroidota bacterium and encodes:
- a CDS encoding PKD domain-containing protein; protein product: MKRHFTHTYYLTFCSIIIFILSFCQPVKGQVSVFTENFEHGSNMPTGWTQEYVYDTLNWVFTSGGQSSHPSAAHGGSYNALLYYGGIYRTTKLVSKPLNLSAYANLQLKFWHTQEEYSGDQDILKVYYKTSASGSWVQLTSYTTSVASWTQRTISLPNPSANYYIAFEGEARYGYGVCLDDIEITGTVTNGLDMSCEGISSPIIWGVGNNTLKLRYKNKRSDTIFNADFGYILDNNSPVIDTNKSTSTMLSNQEKEYTFSNALSISKGNHYIKVWANKPNRTNPDDVPANDTFTLNFGTGIKDTFYIDKNGNGDYTTFAAAVADLNNGVTGPVWFFVSSGTYTEKVIIGEIPGASSTNTITFDGLYKDSTFLSYTGTAANNRATLSLKGADYVTFKNMTIKNEGSTYGVAVLLRNKSDYNTFYNCNLKLKTTATNAYTQVILASSDESSTGANGDNCNYTLFENCLIEGGQYGARMHGTNTAAMALNNSFVGCNFSNQYYYGLYLYYQRGFNISYSQVANFRHSSAYGLINYYGAGISIDANVIQPGIHAIYLYRENYYNQTDSSYVTNNMISNFGNSVNQRGIYTYSYCYNLNILHNSILVNGSSTSPTYAAIYMYYYCNNSNIKNNLLASLNNSYLLSMLYAGTVSVDYNDYYYDTNSNTKFYINYAYATFNTFKSIASYINFPHDLNSFDNVDPGFLSNTNLHLDTLNSISLMAPPLGVANDIDNENRDLSFGVNIGADEIPHPNRDLDIVSIDTPSVLLSGNNPVAITLRNMGVDSLIPQTIYLHYTVNGANQVSDSLILTSKLPPFATVKFSFQTPINVTGAGSFDLCVKISPGIYNDPDTLDQICVTKCLGIKDTFYIDASGNGDFMTINAAVNSLQNCGVSDNVTFIIKAGTFVERVVIPEVPGASSTRTVTFQGVHKDSVLLIHAGTYAQKSALLFNGADHIIIKNMKIQNNGNSYGACVHFMNAADSNTVENCILTTTVSASSYIIPVLASNSEIYYYTYGNTGNGNLIKNNKITGGYFGVSMVGTDKTTLCANNKIVGNTFRDQYYMGIYSIYQENTEIIGNSIKELGLYYGYGIYRYYCTKARIESNVIQPGRIGMYLYRENDVYPNNETFIINNMISNFNDGTYQAGIYAYYYSNKLRIYHNSIYLDGSVSYIAYAGISLYNNCDSAIVKNNIIASDGNNYLMTSYASHGTIIDYNDYYYPNNTSYKFYNSGSFSTLAAYKASNYYLVYPHNVNSFDSIDPGFISYTNLHLTANSAGIGGDTIGVLYDIDGDNRCLANPSLGADEAGPVSNFAINNSTQCLDANNFILTNKSQGGSASLSYYWTFGDGDTSTLRNPSHSYSAAGNYTITLIVYPSLGCNDTTSKTVYINPSPQIGFTINDSMQCEYGNYFSFTNTTTVSSGTVSYLWDFDDGYSAGLTSPVHAFGYADTFDVMLIASTNLACADTMVKTAYVFPMPDADFTINTGSQCKLNNSFVFTNASSISSGSMTYLWDFGDGNSSTQINPTYSYTANGSYDVKLKATSAFYCEDSITKNTTIVPTPIASFTTNDTNQCLNGNLFQFTNTSSVSAGSLTYYWTFGDGSTSTQANPSYSYASGGTYLVKLLVTTSSSCVDSAMQYVVIHPALIADFSINNSTQCLTANSFVFTNTSTASSGSMSYYWDFGDASYSTAYSPSHSYQIFGSIDVKLIASSTNSCSDTLTKGISVFAMPLNIKDTALSNRLADSLMACYPFTGNANDQSGMLNNGTVFGASLSGDRCNKSDSAYYFDGNDYIRVPHALFLTPQNSYAASAWIYPTQSGGTQYILYKYQSNLYKGYSLALINNKIAADFGGSYNPVYSNQNVNLNEWNHVVVSYNGWNYEIYLNNELVGSGIAANNFQSITPLFIGSRGTANYFKGNIDEVRIYNKSLDNVEINALYNEFPYVELKDSFVCTGNTTSIAIHNSGRGIAYQLKDYTSGSPIGSIVYGTGCRIILPIGTISGQQKLQIVASDSNTACQLVFDTIIIVNIAPMPNANYSVAPSSSCLTANNFFFTNSSSVSSGSMQYLWDFGDFITSTQASPNHQYNVDDTFSIKLTATTIYGCSDSLEKSVIVFPQPAADFSIADSSQCFDNNAFGFVNLSSISSGSLSYYWDFGDGSSSTVQSPVHSYAYADTFLVKLVVTSANGCQDSIIRTTYLQVNPNPSAAFSINDSTQCLNENLMVLANSSSITSGTISYNWRFGDGGISSVTNPSYQYSSYDTFDITLLVTSDKGCKDSIIHQAYIYANPNSSFSVNDTVQCLTGNFYSFTNLTTLPYGNANSFWSYGDGSTATAQNPTHSYSSANTYNVKLLSTSNYGCIDSVETNLVVEASPIANFTINDSAQCLTANSFSFTDLSTGGSGTFNYFWSFGDGSTSSSQNPTHTYAVADTYQVKLLITYGAYCTDSLIKQVVVYPMPFADFSVNDSTQCLTNNAISFTNSSSINSGSLSYLWTFGDGNSSTSTNPQHSYTSNGNYQVQLLALSTEGCRDSVSFAIEIWPMPVASFAINTSSQCLYGNSFVLTNTSSIGAGSLSYNWTFGDGNSSTSVSPSHSFTNPGTYTIKLIVSSGNGCLDSVSHTVSVNPMPVVDYTISQDTQCFNGNLFAFTNSSTVSSGSISYNWSFGDGANSTIENPSYSYTNPGNYDVKLVVSTNNSCVDSVTKTVWIHPNPVVSFSVNDSDQCLNINTFVLTNNSTLSSGTSSYLWDFDDGSSSTATSPSKQYAAASVYVIKLIANSNANCTDSMSQTVTVYPNPITDFSVNSDSQCFANNQFVFNNTSSISSGSLNFSWTFGDNQSDTIQSPSHSYATSGVFEVELISTSAYACVDTLSQSMLVYPSPIASFTVNDSSQCFNGNSFSFNNTSTINAGTITYLWTFGDGDTSTASSPVHTYQTSGAYDVKLMVFSNNSCLDSASISLDVYPNPVASISVSDSTQCLANNSFVFTNSSSLLSGNMAYLWDFGDGDTSSLKDPIHTYVSDSSYVVEFVVSSNYSCADTAYLNTYVYPMPVASFTVNDSSQCLAVNNFVLTNNSSISSGNNSYLWDFDDNSTTTTKDTNHIYSAAGNYMLKLVVSSNFACYDSTSQSVFVYPDPVISFSINDTAQCFNGHQFIVTDSSNISSGNISYNWTLGDGNSSSLKNPQFSYTTADTFELKLVVNSDKACSDSLSQFLYVFPTPDAQFSIDDSVQCFTGNQFTMTNQSQIASGSMNYLWRFGDGDTSSSVNTVHTYQNEGSYTVKLILESNLNCQDSIDKNINVLNSPIASFVVNDSIQCFTQNDFILTNTSSISAGLLSYLWDFGDTDTSSSIHVNHNYASADTFQIKLVVHSNDGCFDSLEKTAYVLPSPLADFDINDSIQCFDGHQFIFNNQSQISTGSLSYLWTFGDGDSSYSASDTHYYSTTGSYQVGLLVTSGLACVDTFVQSILIHESPLAAFTVNDTDQCDLGNGFIFTNNSSVVAGSLGYYWSFGDGDTSTYIHPNHQYTSVDSFEVKLIVQTTEGCEDSAMHIVYVYPTPTVDFSINNAVQCYGSNEFIFNNLTTVVAPIDWLWDFGDGDTSHAQFALHTYGLVDTFDVSLIAVTNHFCSDTLQKQVVTLPGPKSIFSINDTIQCLVGNSFNFINNSLSGGFVPHYYWQMGDGDTSTMTNVWHQYQDTGYFAVQLVVAPDSGCTDTSQIMIHVQPSPQISFSINDSDQCLSGNQYLFTSNINSNGYSFTPIWDFGDGNIDSSLNPIHTYANAGIYSVKLVVITAEGCSDSMYQSIEVFEDPIANFTISDSTQCLSGNTFDLTDLSSGPGTLTYLWTFGDGNSSTKVGNVSHAYNVESAYEIKLFVETQDGCQDSMMKMISVHPQPKAAFSINDTDQCLTGNQFLTSNTSSIITGQLNYQWSFGDGATSIQDNPAYSYSAFGNYSIKLVAISNKGCQDSVIATVDVFENPMANYKINENNQCLLYNHYVYLNQSSIGSGSLSYLWDFGGGDTSSYISTSHIFLSAGSFDVLLTATSDKGCKDSITKKSVVHPMPVADFDIDKNPQCLVGNLFEFTSSSTISSGSMTYLWYFGDGDSSLSGISTTHSYDSIMSYPVTLVASSDQQCRDTIIDQVTIKPSPSVYLGKDVFTTLNVSFNLDAGPDYTSYVWHDGPGSRIYTVNTNSLGLGDHLLYVTITDSFGCDNSDSVWVFVWPVSIEEETQISYNLYPNPARAFFTIEFDQLYDTKVDIIVEDMQGRVVYKNEFNPMLTQSKLRIDLHEAKGVYFVKMVVGNRVEVHKVMMY